The following coding sequences lie in one Bacteroidota bacterium genomic window:
- a CDS encoding type II toxin-antitoxin system HicB family antitoxin encodes MLTAYIRAAMHAAEYELLEDGEGYYGSIPGLQGVWSNADTLEACRDELQEVAEDWLLIRLRRGANVPVLNGIDLNLQAEAA; translated from the coding sequence ATGCTGACTGCCTACATCCGAGCCGCTATGCACGCTGCCGAGTACGAACTGCTCGAAGACGGCGAGGGCTACTACGGCAGCATCCCCGGTCTGCAAGGCGTCTGGTCCAACGCCGACACGCTCGAAGCCTGCCGCGATGAGTTGCAGGAAGTCGCTGAGGATTGGTTACTGATCCGGCTCCGGAGAGGCGCGAATGTACCCGTGCTCAATGGCATCGATCTAAACCTACAGGCTGAGGCCGCCTGA
- the rpsL gene encoding 30S ribosomal protein S12 produces the protein MPTIQQLVRKGRSPKTRTTKSKALQGNPQRRGVCTRVYTTTPKKPNSALRKVAKVRLTNGFEVIAYIPGEGHNLQEHSIVLVRGGRVKDLPGVKYHIVRGALDTAGVADRKQSRSKYGAKRPRK, from the coding sequence GTGCCCACGATTCAGCAACTCGTCCGCAAGGGCCGCAGCCCCAAGACGAGGACCACCAAGTCCAAAGCCCTCCAGGGCAACCCGCAGCGCCGCGGCGTCTGCACCCGCGTCTACACGACGACGCCCAAGAAGCCGAACTCCGCGCTCCGCAAGGTGGCGAAGGTCCGGCTCACGAACGGGTTCGAGGTCATCGCCTACATCCCCGGCGAGGGCCACAACCTCCAGGAGCACTCGATCGTGCTCGTCCGCGGCGGGCGCGTGAAAGACCTCCCCGGCGTGAAGTACCACATCGTGCGTGGCGCGCTCGACACGGCCGGCGTGGCCGACCGCAAGCAGAGCCGCTCCAAGTACGGTGCCAAGCGCCCCCGAAAGTAG